The following are from one region of the Paenibacillus sp. KS-LC4 genome:
- a CDS encoding ATP-binding protein: protein MLDQLEFDALTLLVGASGVGKTKILKALTNLKDLALGENTSQVEPISFSITFEELGVLYLWEGETESTDSHKITGFDALNENSPSFGFVFEKLSIIQPNSDQETLFKRTRTDLIFSNGKFAPKIALNKSCIGIFPEEDTIKPVFTAFKKIVLFDFEAGRHIVFRSKIVPNFEEVKPESYNEFLTFLKNNNAPISSKLLIASFVVKDTVKNIKTEFNQVFDFITDIRFHLESSPHNEDYYELQIYEEGVGWISSYDISSGMLKTLLFISLRYLEPEDSIILVDEFENSLGINCIDLFDFGSNRSSQYILTSHHPYIINKIPMNHWKIVSREAGTVIVKNASDYNLGKSRHDAFKQLINLAAYSEGRD from the coding sequence ATGTTAGATCAGTTGGAATTTGATGCTCTAACCTTATTAGTTGGTGCTAGTGGTGTAGGTAAAACAAAGATATTGAAAGCTTTAACTAATTTAAAGGATTTAGCTTTAGGGGAAAACACTTCGCAAGTGGAGCCTATATCTTTTTCAATAACCTTTGAAGAATTAGGCGTGCTGTATTTATGGGAAGGTGAAACAGAATCTACCGATTCCCATAAAATTACTGGATTTGATGCTCTAAATGAAAATTCCCCTTCGTTTGGATTTGTTTTCGAAAAACTATCCATCATTCAGCCAAACTCAGATCAAGAAACGCTTTTCAAACGCACTAGAACCGACCTTATCTTTTCTAATGGAAAATTTGCTCCGAAAATTGCTTTGAATAAAAGCTGCATTGGCATTTTTCCGGAGGAAGACACGATAAAGCCTGTATTCACTGCCTTTAAAAAAATCGTGCTTTTTGATTTCGAAGCAGGTCGACATATCGTATTCAGATCCAAAATTGTACCCAACTTTGAAGAAGTCAAACCAGAATCCTATAACGAGTTCCTTACTTTTTTGAAAAATAACAATGCGCCTATTTCATCTAAGCTTCTTATTGCCTCATTCGTTGTCAAAGATACAGTCAAAAATATTAAAACAGAATTTAATCAAGTTTTTGATTTTATTACTGACATAAGATTTCACTTAGAAAGTTCGCCCCATAACGAAGATTATTATGAATTACAAATATATGAGGAAGGCGTAGGCTGGATATCCTCATACGACATATCTTCTGGCATGCTCAAAACACTCCTTTTTATTTCACTTCGCTACTTGGAGCCTGAGGATAGTATTATACTAGTTGATGAGTTCGAGAATAGCTTAGGCATTAATTGTATTGATTTATTTGACTTCGGCTCTAATCGCAGCTCTCAATATATTTTAACTAGCCATCACCCCTACATAATCAACAAAATCCCTATGAATCATTGGAAAATCGTCAGCAGGGAGGCTGGTACCGTAATCGTTAAAAATGCTTCGGATTACAATTTGGGCAAATCCAGACATGATGCATTCAAACAGCTTATTAATCTTGCCGCTTATTCAGAAGGGCGGGATTAA